CAAGCAGGTGGCCCAGCAGGTGCAAGCAGAGCAGCCAAGCCCGCCGTCCCTGGCCCCCAgcactgtgccaccacacctctGTCCTGGGGAAGGGGCCTTTGCCGGGGCTTTCGCCTCAATTTTCCTGCAGTTCAGACCCTGCTCTGCACTCCaaagctgagtgaccttgggcaagggaTTGAACCTCCCTgagtctctgtttcttcatctgtaaaacgggagaGCCATGGAGCTTACTCAAGTCGTGAAGATTAACCAAGATGATCCTCTTATTCAGAACATAGCTCAtctgtcacctcctcagagggagcttccctgaccaccctatcTGAAGTAGCCATTGCCCCTTGGAGCTGGGGAGACCCATTGAGACACAGTGCCAGTTGGAACCAAATTTTCTCAGAAGCCACCAATGGAGGAACAATTTTCACCTGCTTTAGCTTTTCTCAACTCTTTGTCCTGGacctcctcccctgcccacctTGCTTTGTCTTTCCTGTCTTCCCTGGCTTCATCTTTCAACCCCTTCTGCAGCTGACCCCTCAGTGGAGCAGGGCAGAATCCTGTTCATTTGAACATATTTCTGTACCCCCATCTCCTCCCAGGATAGAGGATGACATGCAAGTCTTGAAATCTCAGCTCTCTCTAACTCGAGTTCCCCATCTCCCTGGGCATTTCCCTAGGCCCTATTCAGCCCTCCCACTTTCCCCTTGGGATCCACACAAGCTGTTGTCCCCTGAGCACCATTTAACCTCTTGGAGCCCCAGAGCTACCAGTAGATTAAATAAGATACCAGGAAACAGAGGGTCTGGTGtcccacctccctccacctctgtGGCAGGTAGCTCACCCGGTAGTCACTGGAGGTGACATAGAAGATGGGCAGGAATGCCAGCCAGATGATGCAGGTGGTATACATGGTGAAGCCAATGAACTTGGCCTCATTGAAGTTTTCGGGACACTTGCGAGTCTTGAAGGCGTAAAGCGTACAGAGTGCGATGAGGAGCACATTGTAGGCCAGCGAGCCCAGCATACTTGCATCACGGTGGTTGCAGCGCAGTGTTACCACCTCCCGCCGTTCGGGAGCAGTCTCCTTGCCTGTGCCCGGCGCCTCCACCACCAGCCAGGCGACCACAATGAGCAGCTGGCCCGAGATAAGTGCCAGGCAGATGGCCACCTGTGAGGCAGGACTGATGAAGCGTGGCCGCTGGGCACCCTCCCGGGCCCCACCAAAGATGCGTGCAATGCGGTTGGTCTTAGTGAGCAGGGCTGAGTAGCAGACAGAGAAGGCAGTCCCCAAACCAAGACGCCGTAAGGTACACACTGCCGTGGATGGCTTGGCAATGAAGATGAAGGTCATGCAGTAGCAGAGGAAAACACCACCCAGCAGGATGTAGCAGAGCTCCCGACCAGAGGCCTTGACCACTGGTGTGGCATTGTGCCGCACGAAGACACCCAGCACAAAGAGGGTGGCCAGGGCACCCAGGCAGGCAATGGTGACGGGACCCACGGCCCAGGCGTCACCCCAGCGGATGTACTCCTGGGGCAGTTCGAAGCAGCCAGTCAGGCTGGCATTGGGCCAGTAGCCTAGGCCACAATCGGCGCAGGTGAATTCGTCTAATCGGTACTCATAGGGCTGGCACGGGATGCAGAGCCAGCAGCAGACCTCGCCCGGCTGCACACTCTTCACCTCATTCCGGAGACAGGGCTCACTGCAGcgagaggcaggcagggggccGGCTAAGGGTGAGGCCCATGGGATGAGGCTGGTGTCCAAAGTCAAGCCTTCTGCCCAGTAGCCCACCTTCTGGTAGCGATAGCGCCCACCGCCTGCACGTAGATAGGTGAAGATGTTGTAGCGGCCAATACCATCACCAAAGCGGTCAAAGCGAACCTCGTTGTGGGTGTCAGCTGGACGAAAGGGGGCTaggatgggggagggaaggaagagaaggttgGACCGGTGTGCTACCCTGATGTGACCTCAACATCCACCCCAATATGGAACCCAACCGCCAGAGCTATGGCCACCACTAGCCCTTCCAATCCTTAACCCAAAACTAAATCCTGTCTTGACCCCAGTCATTTTTCTAAAGGAGAGATGACAACAAAGTCTTACCCCTAAACACCAACGTCAAACCCCAACCCTAAATGCTAAATGTAATCCCAGCCTTAAAGCCCAAACATCTCCAAAAACCTTAGGCCCACATCAGTTCCCAACCATGACTCCCCAAATTCAGCTTTAGTACTATCCAACACTTTCCAACCCAGGACCCAAATCCCAATTTCATCAAAACATACACCACAGCCCTCTCCCCAGACTCAGTGCTAAGGCTAAACCCAGTCTCAGTTCCAATCCTGTCCCCACTAACCCTAACAACTCCGG
The genomic region above belongs to Saimiri boliviensis isolate mSaiBol1 chromosome 8, mSaiBol1.pri, whole genome shotgun sequence and contains:
- the GRM2 gene encoding metabotropic glutamate receptor 2 isoform X3, which translates into the protein MSSVDHHYASGRVTMGKVGDKAWKPWPRVTMKTPFRPADTHNEVRFDRFGDGIGRYNIFTYLRAGGGRYRYQKVGYWAEGLTLDTSLIPWASPLAGPLPASRCSEPCLRNEVKSVQPGEVCCWLCIPCQPYEYRLDEFTCADCGLGYWPNASLTGCFELPQEYIRWGDAWAVGPVTIACLGALATLFVLGVFVRHNATPVVKASGRELCYILLGGVFLCYCMTFIFIAKPSTAVCTLRRLGLGTAFSVCYSALLTKTNRIARIFGGAREGAQRPRFISPASQVAICLALISGQLLIVVAWLVVEAPGTGKETAPERREVVTLRCNHRDASMLGSLAYNVLLIALCTLYAFKTRKCPENFNEAKFIGFTMYTTCIIWLAFLPIFYVTSSDYRVQTTTMCVSVSLSGSVVLGCLFAPKLHIILFQPQKNVVSHRAPTSRFGSAAARASSSLGQGSGSQFVPTVCNGREVVDSTTSSL